A stretch of DNA from Campylobacter gracilis:
CCGCTTTCAAATGAAGCAGGAAATTTTATTTGCTAAAATTTTAAAAGCCGAACTTAAAAATTTAAAGCAAGCTCTTAGAGCATATTATAAATTCCATCTAGCAGAAAATATTTCTTATCTGCTGTACCGCGATAGAATGGATCAAAGCTCTGCTCGTAGGCCTTTTTGAAAAAGCCCTCTTTGCTTAGCTTGATGAGCTCTGCATTGACGAAATCAAGTAGTTCCTTGTTGTCTTTCTGCACGCCGATGCCGATGAAATCGCTAGGGCCTAGGTTTTTAAACGGCACTTCCAAAGTATCATCGATGACGGAATATGCAAGCACGATGAGATTATCATTTATATAGCCGTCCGCATCGCCATTTCGAATCATTTCGTAGCATTCCTTAGCCGAAGCGCAATGGCCCAAATTTTTAAATCCTTTGTTTTTGAAAAATCTCTCCGCCACCGTCGCGTCGCCTTCGAATACGATCTTTTTATCATGAAGCTGTGCGATATCGGTAAAAGCGTCGGCTTTGCGGGTTAATACGCCTAAATTTACGGAGAGGTAGGGGAGGGAGAAATCGATTTTTCTTTTTCGTTCGTTGGTGATGCTAAATAGACCGATCACCAAATCAAGCTTGTTTGCCTCTAAAAATGGAATTCTATCATTTACGCTTAGTGGGATAAACTCGATTTTGCCCTCTTTTTTGCCGAAAATTTCTTTAGCAATAGCGTTTGCAAGATCGATCTCAAATCCTTCAAATTTGCCGCCATTAGACTCGCAAAGCGGCGGATGAGCATCTCGCACTCCGATGCGAATGACGCCGTTTTGTCTGATTTGATCTAGGCTATCGGCAAAAAGCGCCGCACAAAATAGAGCCGCTATAAAAAGTAGTTTCATTTTATGTCCTTAAAATGGGATTTCGCATATTATCCGCTTATAATAAATGACATTTTAGTCGAAGGCGTTAGATAAAACACTGCTAAATTCCGTCCTAAAATATGGCATAGAGCCCATCTAGTAAGAAATATTTTTTATCTGCAGCACCTTGATAAAATGGCTTGAAAGTTTCATCATAAGAACGTTCGAAAAAGCCTTGTTTACTAAGCGCAACCAGCTCTTTATTTATCAGATCAAGCAATTCAGTATTGCCTTTGCGCACTCCGATGCCTAAGAATTCCGGATTGCCTAGATTTTGGATTGCTACTTCTAAATTGTCGTCGATAATGGAATAAGCTAGCACGATGAGATTATCGTTAACGTAAGCATCAGCTTTGCCTTGTTTAAGCATATCGTAGCATTCGGTAGTAATGGAGCAATGGATTAGATTGTGAATTTTATTTTTATACAAAAAATTTTCTGCCGTAGTACCGTTACCCTCTACTAAGACTTTTTTGTTTGAAAGATCGTCTATGCTTTTGATGCCGTCGCTTTTACGTGTCAAAACTCCCAAGCTCATCGAAAAA
This window harbors:
- a CDS encoding transporter substrate-binding domain-containing protein, translated to MKLLFIAALFCAALFADSLDQIRQNGVIRIGVRDAHPPLCESNGGKFEGFEIDLANAIAKEIFGKKEGKIEFIPLSVNDRIPFLEANKLDLVIGLFSITNERKRKIDFSLPYLSVNLGVLTRKADAFTDIAQLHDKKIVFEGDATVAERFFKNKGFKNLGHCASAKECYEMIRNGDADGYINDNLIVLAYSVIDDTLEVPFKNLGPSDFIGIGVQKDNKELLDFVNAELIKLSKEGFFKKAYEQSFDPFYRGTADKKYFLLDGIYNML
- a CDS encoding transporter substrate-binding domain-containing protein, coding for MKLLFCIIFTLCSGVFAGSLEQIRSAGVVKIGVRDGRPPFSDEKSGNFEGFEINLADAIAKSIFGDKRGRVEFVPLNASDRISALQNDKVDLAVATITITQDRKRQIDFSYPYFSMSLGVLTRKSDGIKSIDDLSNKKVLVEGNGTTAENFLYKNKIHNLIHCSITTECYDMLKQGKADAYVNDNLIVLAYSIIDDNLEVAIQNLGNPEFLGIGVRKGNTELLDLINKELVALSKQGFFERSYDETFKPFYQGAADKKYFLLDGLYAIF